A stretch of Lactuca sativa cultivar Salinas chromosome 6, Lsat_Salinas_v11, whole genome shotgun sequence DNA encodes these proteins:
- the LOC111882878 gene encoding glycine-rich protein DOT1 isoform X1 yields MDRYQRVEKPRTDAPINENEIRITTQGRMRNYITYAITLVQEKGADEISLKAMGRAINKTVMIAELIKRRIAGLHQITSIGSADITDMWEPLEEGLLLLETTRHVSVITITLSRKELDTSSIGYQQPIPADLVKPLVEYDHEGDGSPNMRGRGRGRGRGRGRELYFFVGNYNNGGIEYNGDGGWEDGQGYGGGWDDGRGFGGRGRGRGRGRGGYRGRGGGGGGYRGGAPPQEFGGYNDYGGSGQMPPPGRGRGRGLWRGRGGGRGRGGGGRDFRSDAPPVQAVA; encoded by the exons ATGGATCGGTATCAGAGGGTAGAGAAGCCAAGGACTGATGCGCCGATTAATGAGAATGAGATTCGTATAACCACTCAGGGGAGGATGCGGAACTACATTACTTATGCCATCACTCTCGTCCAG GAGAAAGGAGCTGATGAGATTTCTCTCAAGGCAATGGGCAGAGCTATTAACAAAACTGTTATGATAGCTgaattaattaag AGAAGGATTGCTGGTCTCCATCAAATTACATCTATTGGTTCTGCCGATATAACAGATATGTGGGAACCACTAGAAGAAGGCCTCCTCCT TCTTGAAACTACCCGCCACGTGTCAGTGATTACGATTACCTTGTCAAGAAAAGAGCTTGACACATCATCCATCGG GTATCAACAACCTATTCCAGCTGATCTAGTGAAACCATTAGTAGAATACGATCATGAAGGAG ATGGCTCACCTAACATGCGTGGAAGAGGCCGTGGTCGTGGAAGGGGTAGAGGTAGAG AATTGTACTTTTTTGTAGGAAATTATAACAATGGAGGGATCGAGTACAATGGAGATGGTGGGTGGGAAGATGGGCAAGGATATGGTGGTGGATGGGATGACGGGCGTGGTTTTGGTGGAAGAGGGCGGGGACGAGGAAGAGGTCGTGGCGGTTACCGTGgacgtggtggtggtggtggtggttatcgTGGCGGTGCTCCACCACAAGAATTCGGTGGTTATAATGATTATGGTGGATCCGGGCAAATGCCTCCTCCCGGACGTG GGCGTGGGCGTGGTCTTTGGCGGGGAAGAGGTGGTGGCCGGGGACGTGGCGGTGGTGGTCGGGATTTCAGATCAGACGCACCACCCGTCCAAGCTGTAGCTTGA
- the LOC111882878 gene encoding uncharacterized protein LOC111882878 isoform X2: MDRYQRVEKPRTDAPINENEIRITTQGRMRNYITYAITLVQEKGADEISLKAMGRAINKTVMIAELIKRRIAGLHQITSIGSADITDMWEPLEEGLLLLETTRHVSVITITLSRKELDTSSIGYQQPIPADLVKPLVEYDHEGDGSPNMRGRGRGRGRGRGRGNYNNGGIEYNGDGGWEDGQGYGGGWDDGRGFGGRGRGRGRGRGGYRGRGGGGGGYRGGAPPQEFGGYNDYGGSGQMPPPGRGRGRGLWRGRGGGRGRGGGGRDFRSDAPPVQAVA; this comes from the exons ATGGATCGGTATCAGAGGGTAGAGAAGCCAAGGACTGATGCGCCGATTAATGAGAATGAGATTCGTATAACCACTCAGGGGAGGATGCGGAACTACATTACTTATGCCATCACTCTCGTCCAG GAGAAAGGAGCTGATGAGATTTCTCTCAAGGCAATGGGCAGAGCTATTAACAAAACTGTTATGATAGCTgaattaattaag AGAAGGATTGCTGGTCTCCATCAAATTACATCTATTGGTTCTGCCGATATAACAGATATGTGGGAACCACTAGAAGAAGGCCTCCTCCT TCTTGAAACTACCCGCCACGTGTCAGTGATTACGATTACCTTGTCAAGAAAAGAGCTTGACACATCATCCATCGG GTATCAACAACCTATTCCAGCTGATCTAGTGAAACCATTAGTAGAATACGATCATGAAGGAG ATGGCTCACCTAACATGCGTGGAAGAGGCCGTGGTCGTGGAAGGGGTAGAGGTAGAG GAAATTATAACAATGGAGGGATCGAGTACAATGGAGATGGTGGGTGGGAAGATGGGCAAGGATATGGTGGTGGATGGGATGACGGGCGTGGTTTTGGTGGAAGAGGGCGGGGACGAGGAAGAGGTCGTGGCGGTTACCGTGgacgtggtggtggtggtggtggttatcgTGGCGGTGCTCCACCACAAGAATTCGGTGGTTATAATGATTATGGTGGATCCGGGCAAATGCCTCCTCCCGGACGTG GGCGTGGGCGTGGTCTTTGGCGGGGAAGAGGTGGTGGCCGGGGACGTGGCGGTGGTGGTCGGGATTTCAGATCAGACGCACCACCCGTCCAAGCTGTAGCTTGA
- the LOC111882876 gene encoding somatic embryogenesis receptor kinase 1 — protein MNVMGSEALILFLACSIIVLHPAKLIFANMEGDALHSLRTNLDDPNSVLQSWDPTLVNPCTWFHVTCNNDNSVIRVDLGNAALSGTLVPQIGLLKNLQYLELYSNNISGPIPNDVGNLTNLVSLDLYLNSFSGPIPVTLGKLSKLRFLRLNNNSLTGPIPLQLTNITSLQVLDLSNNRLSGSVPDNGSFSLFTPISFANNLDLCGPVTGHPCPGSPPFSPPPPFVEPPPISLPGGNSATGAIAGGVAAGAALLFAAPAIAFAWWRRRKPQEFFFDVPAEEDPEVHLGQLKRFSLRELQVATDSFSNKNILGRGGFGKVYKGRLADGSLVAVKRLKEERTPGGELQFQTEVEMISMAVHRNLLRLRGFCMTPTERLLVYPYMANGSVASCLRERPPNEPPLDWGTRKRIALGSARGLSYLHDHCDPKIIHRDVKAANILLDEEFEAVVGDFGLAKLMDYKDTHVTTAVRGTIGHIAPEYLSTGKSSEKTDVFGYGIMLLELITGQRAFDLARLANDDDVMLLDWVKGLLKERKVEMLVDPDLESNYVDSEVEQLIQVALLCTQGSPMERPKMSDVVRMLEGDGLAERWDEWQKVEVLRQEMDLAPHPNSDWILDSTENLHAVELSGPR, from the exons ATGAATGTGATGGGGAGCGAAGCTCTGATATTGTTTTTAGCGTGTTCGATCATCGTCCTTCATCCAGCGAAGCTCATTTTTGCGAATATGGAAG GTGATGCGTTGCATAGCTTAAGGACTAATTTGGATGACCCGAATAGTGTGCTCCAAAGTTGGGATCCGACTCTTGTAAACCCTTGCACTTGGTTTCATGTCACCTGCAACAATGATAATAGCGTCATACGAGT TGATCTAGGAAATGCAGCTCTATCTGGCACATTGGTTCCCCAAATTGGTCTGTTAAAGAATTTGCAGTACCT GGAGTTATACAGCAATAACATAAGTGGCCCAATTCCAAATGATGTTGGAAATTTAACAAATTTAGTGAGCTTAGATCTTTACCTCAACAGTTTTTCAGGGCCAATTCCTGTCACATTGGGGAAGCTTTCAAAGTTGCGATTCCT CCGGCTCAACAATAACAGTTTGACCGGTCCAATCCCATTGCAGTTGACTAACATCACATCTTTGCAAGTTCT GGATTTATCAAATAATCGTCTGTCAGGATCAGTTCCAGACAATGGATCTTTTTCACTATTTACACCAATCAG TTTTGCTAACAACCTGGATCTTTGTGGCCCGGTCACCGGGCACCCCTGCCCGGGGTCACCACCATTCTCACCACCTCCACCTTTTGTGGAGCCACCACCAATTTCTCTACCAG GTGGAAATAGTGCCACCGGAGCTATAGCGGGAGGGGTGGCGGCTGGGGCGGCACTGCTGTTTGCCGCCCCTGCTATTGCATTTGCATGGTGGCGACGTCGAAAGCCTCAAGAATTTTTCTTTGATGTGCCTG CTGAAGAAGATCCAGAGGTTCATTTAGGACAACTTAAAAGATTTTCTTTAAGAGAATTACAAGTGGCAACGGATAGTTTCAGCAATAAGAACATATTGGGTAGGGGCGGATTTGGAAAAGTGTACAAAGGGCGATTAGCAGACGGGTCCCTCGTTGCTGTAAAAAGATTGAAAGAGGAGAGGACGCCAGGTGGCGAGCTCCAGTTTCAAACAGAAGTTGAGATGATTAGTATGGCTGTACACCGAAATCTCCTTAGATTAAGGGGCTTTTGTATGACTCCAACTGAAAGATTACTTGTTTACCCCTACATGGCTAATGGAAGTGTCGCATCATGTTTGagag AGCGGCCTCCAAACGAGCCACCCTTGGATTGGGGAACCCGAAAACGGATCGCATTAGGATCGGCCCGTGGACTTTCTTATTTGCATGATCATTGTGACCCGAAGATAATTCATCGCGATGTTAAAGCTGCAAATATTTTATTGGATGAAGAGTTTGAAGCGGTTGTTGGTGATTTTGGTTTAGCTAAATTAATGGATTATAAAGATACACATGTCACGACAGCTGTACGTGGCACAATTGGCCATATTGCCCCTGAGTATTTATCCACGGGCAAATCGTCCGAAAAAACCGATGTTTTTGGATACGGAATCATGCTTTTGGAGTTGATTACAGGTCAAAGGGCGTTTGACCTTGCTCGCCTTGCTAATGATGATGATGTCATGTTACTTGATTGG GTGAAAGGGCTGTTGAAAGAGAGGAAAGTGGAAATGCTTGTGGATCCGGATTTGGAATCGAATTATGTGGATTCGGAAGTGGAGCAACTGATACAGGTGGCATTGCTGTGTACACAAGGGTCTCCAATGGAGAGGCCTAAGATGTCTGATGTGGTGAGAATGCTGGAAGGTGATGGATTGGCTGAAAGATGGGATGAATGGCAGAAAGTGGAAGTTTTAAGACAGGAAATGGATTTAGCACCACATCCTAATTCCGATTGGATTCTTGATTCCACTGAGAATTTGCATGCTGTTGAATTATCGGGTCCAAGATGA